In Nostoc sp. CENA543, a single genomic region encodes these proteins:
- a CDS encoding phage antirepressor KilAC domain-containing protein, with amino-acid sequence MTTLTHYAQDGLEIYIDHETGESFASAKGYSRMANVEYDTIKKRCQRGGCDQAEIPTEQGIRWGTLVTEDLIAEWLPKDNPAAATQLLKLGVRLFMHKLAGYEHKAAQPQLPTSYLDALKALVQSEEEKLALSLKAQEQAAIIEELQPKAEIYEQLCENYEGTFDLGTASKVMGFKDLGQKRLFAKLREMNIIFGRNNIPYQEFMERGYFIVKETHSPNGRHVAFQPRLTQRGLNWLTAKLKEWGYKPQEA; translated from the coding sequence ATGACTACATTAACACACTACGCTCAAGATGGTCTAGAAATTTATATCGACCACGAAACTGGTGAGAGTTTTGCATCTGCCAAAGGCTACTCCAGAATGGCTAACGTTGAGTACGACACTATTAAAAAGCGTTGCCAACGCGGGGGATGTGACCAAGCTGAAATCCCTACTGAGCAAGGGATTAGGTGGGGGACATTAGTTACAGAAGACCTTATTGCTGAATGGTTGCCTAAAGATAACCCAGCCGCAGCTACCCAGTTACTTAAGTTAGGTGTGCGCCTCTTTATGCACAAGCTAGCTGGTTATGAACACAAAGCTGCACAGCCCCAACTACCAACTTCCTATTTAGACGCACTAAAAGCCCTCGTACAGTCTGAGGAAGAAAAGTTAGCTCTATCTCTCAAAGCCCAGGAGCAGGCTGCAATTATTGAAGAGTTACAGCCTAAAGCTGAGATATATGAACAGTTATGTGAGAACTACGAGGGTACTTTCGATTTAGGTACAGCCTCAAAGGTTATGGGCTTTAAGGATCTCGGTCAGAAGAGGTTGTTTGCTAAGCTGCGCGAGATGAACATCATCTTTGGTAGGAACAATATACCCTATCAGGAGTTTATGGAAAGGGGATACTTCATTGTCAAAGAGACTCACAGCCCTAACGGTCGTCATGTAGCCTTCCAGCCTCGTCTTACCCAGCGCGGTTTGAACTGGTTGACCGCAAAGCTAAAAGAATGGGGTTACAAGCCCCAGGAGGCTTAA
- a CDS encoding baseplate J/gp47 family protein, whose product MSDITETLNSIILDERDEEQIVEAAQVRVFNASGGALDDFTENSPVAALIQGQAFAASELLYHVNRLPIAIIIDFLKVAGVTRRLGTKAAATLTFTLTTPLSNSFVIPAGFEVIDSTGSLSFLTDTALTIPPGLTTGSVTATAEATGSAYNVSSFTLIGIPNPLTFLGSVTNLEAANGGSDAETDDEVITRGLTQLRVRAPISSSDFEFLVETELGAGSRCRAIGLLAANRVTQQRGAIHLFVLNANQEPANSAQIVQIQRLLADQIPLGSSLFVSPMEILNVSADLICRLAPGREPEATADELWEAYTAYLNPSQYELDKDVLLNEVEFVLRGTGAIRDIQSLLLNDQPLNIPLPNAYTLPSAFSLNMTLVNDEGVAFEILRGAGEPE is encoded by the coding sequence ATGTCAGATATTACAGAAACTCTTAACTCGATAATTTTAGATGAGCGTGATGAAGAGCAAATCGTAGAGGCTGCACAGGTTCGTGTGTTCAATGCCTCCGGCGGCGCATTAGACGACTTCACTGAGAATAGCCCCGTTGCTGCCTTGATACAGGGTCAAGCGTTCGCTGCGAGTGAGCTACTCTATCACGTAAACCGCTTGCCTATTGCTATTATTATTGACTTCTTGAAGGTGGCTGGCGTAACCCGTCGTCTTGGCACGAAAGCCGCAGCTACATTAACTTTTACACTTACTACACCACTGTCTAACAGTTTTGTTATACCTGCGGGGTTTGAAGTTATAGACAGTACGGGGAGTTTATCTTTCCTCACTGACACTGCACTAACTATTCCACCTGGACTAACCACAGGTAGCGTTACAGCAACCGCAGAGGCTACAGGTTCAGCCTACAACGTCTCTAGTTTCACATTGATTGGTATTCCTAACCCACTGACATTTCTGGGCAGTGTAACCAATCTAGAAGCTGCTAATGGCGGCTCCGACGCTGAAACTGACGACGAGGTAATTACCCGTGGTCTAACACAACTCCGCGTGCGAGCGCCTATCTCTAGTTCTGACTTTGAGTTCCTCGTAGAGACTGAGCTAGGGGCTGGTTCACGCTGCCGTGCTATTGGGTTATTAGCAGCCAACAGGGTAACTCAACAACGCGGGGCTATACACCTGTTTGTACTAAATGCTAACCAGGAGCCTGCTAACAGTGCCCAGATTGTACAGATACAACGCCTGCTAGCTGACCAAATCCCCCTCGGCTCCAGCCTGTTTGTTAGCCCAATGGAGATTCTAAATGTCTCGGCTGACCTGATATGCCGGTTAGCACCTGGACGTGAACCAGAAGCCACAGCAGATGAACTCTGGGAAGCGTATACAGCTTACCTAAACCCCTCTCAATATGAATTAGACAAAGATGTACTTCTAAATGAGGTAGAGTTCGTTCTGCGGGGAACTGGGGCTATCCGAGATATCCAGAGTTTATTACTTAATGACCAGCCACTTAATATTCCACTACCTAACGCCTATACCCTGCCTAGTGCATTTAGCCTGAACATGACCCTGGTGAACGATGAAGGTGTAGCTTTTGAGATTCTGCGCGGTGCTGGGGAGCCTGAGTAA
- a CDS encoding phage tail protein — translation MDTKEAWDTGRPIFSRLPDVYQDNQVADWLTVFFDELLVGTKTLVDSIPRQLNPTTCDAVWLDQIAPLFGFSSLYWDRGWPEASKRLLLANAYTIIWAKRGTRESISFVLDALNIQHEIWEGSSFILGSSQVSIDRLGDGAWEYKILLPRRYPFNGQEFQLARKINYLFGNVWCESEVTYRDTITGSDFPGAANQTNTELDFSDPTNSAYLLLGL, via the coding sequence ATGGACACAAAAGAAGCGTGGGACACTGGTAGACCAATATTTAGTCGCCTGCCAGATGTCTATCAGGATAATCAAGTAGCTGACTGGCTCACAGTGTTCTTTGACGAGCTACTGGTTGGTACAAAAACACTAGTAGATAGCATCCCCAGACAGCTAAATCCTACAACCTGTGATGCCGTATGGCTCGACCAGATAGCACCGCTTTTTGGGTTTAGCAGCTTGTACTGGGACAGGGGTTGGCCAGAGGCTAGCAAGCGTCTACTGCTGGCTAATGCCTACACCATCATCTGGGCTAAACGAGGCACGCGTGAGTCTATATCTTTTGTCCTAGATGCACTTAACATTCAGCACGAGATTTGGGAAGGTAGCTCATTTATCTTGGGGAGTTCACAAGTCAGTATAGACCGACTGGGCGATGGCGCATGGGAGTACAAGATACTTCTGCCCCGCCGATATCCCTTTAATGGTCAAGAGTTCCAGTTAGCGAGAAAGATAAATTACCTATTTGGTAATGTCTGGTGTGAGAGCGAAGTTACCTACCGTGACACCATAACCGGTTCTGACTTCCCTGGAGCTGCGAACCAGACAAACACTGAGCTAGACTTCAGCGACCCAACAAACAGTGCTTATTTACTATTAGGTTTATAA